One uncultured Campylobacter sp. genomic window, CTCACGGAATTTCGGTACGACATACATCATCAAAACCGAAAACGCAATTGCCATAACGATCATAAGGATCATAGGATAACGCATCGCCTTTTTAAATTTACGCTGGTTCTCCCAAAGCTCTTGAAGCATAGCGGCAAGCTTGGCTAGAGATTCTGCCATATTACCGGTTGCTTCGCCCAGACTTACCATCGCAACGACGACATCACCGAGCTGTCCTCTAAATTTCTCCGTAGATTCGGTCAAACTAAGACCTGCATTAAGATCATCGTTCATAGCGCTAAAAATCTCTTTTAGCGTCTTATCCTCTGCCGCCCTTGCGACCTCTTTGATCGAGTCGTGGATTGAAATTCCGGCATTTGTCATAACGGAAAGCTGCCTGATCGACGCTACTAACGGCAGCGTTCTAACTCTTCCGCTACCACCTAGCATGCGCGAAACCTGCGCCTTAAAATCGCCGCCCGTATTCGCTACGACTTTGGTTTCACCTCTTTTTACGATCGTCCCGCCTACGCGCTGCTTCATGAGGTTGTTTGCTTGCACCTTATCGCTAGCTTGCAAAAACATCTTCCTTCTTGCGCCCTTGGCGTTGTATTCAACTTCTAATTGCTTTTTCATTGTTTAGCCACCCTATAAATTTCTTCTATACTAGTTACTCCGCGCGCAGCACGTATAACACCATCTTCAAACATATCTATAAAACCCTCCTCCTTCGCCAAGGCCCTCATATCGTCCTTTGAGCCGCCGTTAGCGATCAAGCTTTGCATTTTATCGGTAATAGGTAAAATTTCACTAATCATCTCACGCCCCATATAGCCCGTCTGACCGCATTGATCGCAACCTACGGCCTTAAAAAATGTGTATTTTTCAGGCAAGAATTCCTTCAGCTGATCAAGCATCGATTTAGGCAGATTTGTAGGCTGCTTGCAGTGCGGGCAAAGCTTTCGCACAAGACGCTGTGCCTCTACCGCAATCAGTGCACCACTTATGAGATAGGCTTCGATACCCATATCTACTATTCGCGGGATCGCACTAACAGCGTCGTTGGTGTGTAGGGTCGAGAAAACCAAGTGTCCCGTAAGAGCGGCTTGGATCGCAATCCTAAGGGTCTCTTGATCACGGATCTCACCTATCATTATGATGTCGGGGTCTTGTCTTAAGATCGAGCGCAATGCTGAAGCAAAGGTAAGACCCGCTTTTTCGTTAACTTGGACTTGTTGGATTAAATTTACTTGATACTCGACTGGATCTTCTACGGTAATAACCTTAGTATCGATATTTTTAATATCGTTTAGCGCTGCATATAGCGTCGTAGACTTACCGCTTCCCGTAGGTCCGGTAACCAAGATAATACCATATGGAGCCTTCATAGCGTTATTAAATTTCTTAAAGCTATCAGGGTGCATGCCTAGTTTTTCGAGGCTGATGATAACCTTCGATTTATCAAGGATACGCATAACGGTAGATTCGCCATTGATAATAGGCAGAGTCGAGATACGAAAGTCGTACTCGCGACCTGAAATTTTCATACTAAACCTGCCGTCTTGCGGCTTGCGACGCTCGGCGATATCCATATTCGAAAGTAGCTTCAATCGGCTTACTAGCGGTGGATAGATATCCTTATCAAAGATAAAAATTTCAGCGAGCATTCCGTCGATTCTGGTGCGCACGACGCAGTTATTCTCGGTAGGCTCGATGTGAATATCGCTACCGCGCATCTTAATAGACTGACTAATTATCATCTCAATGAGCTTTAAAATCGCCGAGGTATCATCGCTGCTTCCGCTACCGCCGGTGTTAGCAAGCTCTTTGCGAATCTCCGCTACGAGCCCTTTAATGCTCTCTGAAAGCTCAAGCTTAGATAGATATTTATTTACCTGATTTGGATCGGCTACTACGATTTTAAGCAGCTGTTTGCTAAACATAGCCTGCGCTTTATCTTGCGACTCAAGATTAAACGGATCAGAAAAAGCAACGTAAATATTCAGATCATCCGCTTTAACCGGTATCACGCCGTATCTTTTAAGCTGTGCGGTAGGAGTGCGTTCCGATAGCCTGAAGTCTATGTCGATATCGTCTAAATTCATATACGACAGGTTCATTTTCTTGGCTAGAATTTGCAAA contains:
- a CDS encoding GspE/PulE family protein: MTKIEEQIVAILIRNNILTSTVVPEIKDKMDIGLTLGEVLVGDNYLSQDDFCSILVELYKRRQIAFDDISEKFSMDPKEFLQILAKKMNLSYMNLDDIDIDFRLSERTPTAQLKRYGVIPVKADDLNIYVAFSDPFNLESQDKAQAMFSKQLLKIVVADPNQVNKYLSKLELSESIKGLVAEIRKELANTGGSGSSDDTSAILKLIEMIISQSIKMRGSDIHIEPTENNCVVRTRIDGMLAEIFIFDKDIYPPLVSRLKLLSNMDIAERRKPQDGRFSMKISGREYDFRISTLPIINGESTVMRILDKSKVIISLEKLGMHPDSFKKFNNAMKAPYGIILVTGPTGSGKSTTLYAALNDIKNIDTKVITVEDPVEYQVNLIQQVQVNEKAGLTFASALRSILRQDPDIIMIGEIRDQETLRIAIQAALTGHLVFSTLHTNDAVSAIPRIVDMGIEAYLISGALIAVEAQRLVRKLCPHCKQPTNLPKSMLDQLKEFLPEKYTFFKAVGCDQCGQTGYMGREMISEILPITDKMQSLIANGGSKDDMRALAKEEGFIDMFEDGVIRAARGVTSIEEIYRVAKQ